One Methanohalophilus mahii DSM 5219 genomic window carries:
- a CDS encoding transcriptional regulator protein produces the protein MVVSKKNIPITFGYDSSTNGMKGRIKMYMTRINESDEEMIEAFRGLGVSRNLATTIAYLKNVDEASSLDIEMNTGLRQPEVSVAMRSMRKNNWIEESSKKLNGKGRPTKIYSLAAPLNKIVRHFEEKVKEENDARLTLVNRLRSLSKE, from the coding sequence GTGGTGGTATCGAAGAAAAATATTCCAATTACCTTTGGGTATGATTCTTCGACAAACGGTATGAAAGGAAGGATTAAGATGTATATGACAAGAATAAACGAGTCAGACGAAGAGATGATTGAAGCATTTAGAGGCCTTGGAGTTTCACGAAACCTGGCAACTACTATTGCTTACTTAAAAAATGTTGACGAAGCTTCATCTCTGGATATTGAGATGAATACAGGATTGAGACAACCTGAAGTAAGTGTTGCAATGCGCTCTATGAGAAAGAATAACTGGATAGAAGAAAGCAGCAAAAAACTAAACGGCAAAGGAAGGCCTACAAAGATTTACAGTCTTGCAGCTCCTCTCAACAAGATCGTCAGACATTTTGAAGAGAAAGTGAAAGAAGAGAACGATGCAAGGCTCACCCTCGTCAATAGGCTGAGATCGCTTTCCAAAGAGTGA
- a CDS encoding P-II family nitrogen regulator, whose product MKICRHDHYESKWERAQKDIHLQYRGKKTEVDLISKIQIDMVLDENDVLRVISTIKKQAGPVKQETGKYSSLLSR is encoded by the coding sequence ATGAAGATTTGTCGCCATGACCATTACGAAAGTAAGTGGGAAAGGGCCCAAAAAGACATTCATCTCCAGTACAGGGGTAAGAAAACAGAAGTGGATCTTATCTCTAAGATACAGATTGATATGGTCCTGGATGAAAATGATGTTTTGAGAGTGATATCTACGATAAAAAAGCAGGCAGGACCGGTAAAGCAGGAGACGGGAAAATATTCGTCTCTCCTATCGAGATGA
- a CDS encoding beta-CASP ribonuclease aCPSF1 has product MVIEDILEGLKKKIEKNLPAGTTISNVEFEGPQLVVYTEEPRKFADNGNIVRTLAKSLRTRIVVRPDPKVLLAPEESIDLINQTVPEDSGVTNYDFAPDVGEVIIEAEKPGLVIGKHGETLREITKKVGWTPKVVRTPPIKSRTVKNIREFMKKNHSDRKDILKTIGRKIHRECTSKDQWVRLTSLGGCREVGRSCFLLSTPESKIMIDCGVNVGSDDDMTPYLYIPEVQPLNQIDAVVITHAHLDHQGLVPLLYKYGYDGPIYCTHPTRDLMVLLELDFIDVAAKDGKRIPYESADVRNALKHSIVLEYEEVTDIAPDIKLTFHNAGHIIGSAVSHFHIGDGLHNVVITGDFKYGPTRLFNPAVNKFPRVETVITESTYGASNSMQPALKDAEKNLQRIIKETIDRQGVVLIPAFAVGRSQEVMIVIEEAIRKGIIDEVPVYLDGMIWEATAIHATYPEYLNNDLRRLIFQKGQNPFLSECFKPVDSNELRRNIIENPHPCVILSTSGMMSGGPVMEYFKAFAPNERNTLVFVGYQADGTLGRRIQKGWKEIPLSSGGKGSETVLMNMDVEIVDGFSGHSDRKQLMEFFKRMKPQPERVFTEHGDERSCIDLASSIHKRKKIETRALTNLETIRLV; this is encoded by the coding sequence ATGGTCATAGAAGATATCCTAGAAGGATTAAAGAAAAAAATCGAGAAGAATCTTCCGGCTGGCACTACGATTTCAAATGTAGAATTTGAGGGTCCTCAACTTGTAGTATATACAGAAGAGCCCCGTAAGTTTGCTGATAACGGAAATATTGTACGAACCCTGGCCAAAAGTCTAAGGACCAGAATAGTTGTTCGTCCTGATCCAAAAGTACTTTTGGCACCAGAAGAATCTATCGACCTTATTAACCAAACTGTTCCCGAGGATTCGGGAGTTACAAATTATGATTTTGCTCCGGATGTCGGGGAAGTGATAATTGAGGCGGAAAAACCCGGCCTTGTAATAGGCAAACATGGGGAAACCCTTCGTGAAATTACCAAGAAGGTAGGCTGGACCCCTAAAGTTGTCAGGACTCCCCCGATAAAGTCCCGTACTGTGAAAAATATACGGGAATTCATGAAAAAGAACCATTCCGATAGAAAGGATATCCTTAAAACAATCGGAAGGAAGATTCACAGGGAATGTACTTCCAAGGACCAATGGGTACGTCTTACATCTCTTGGTGGCTGTCGTGAAGTTGGTAGAAGTTGTTTCCTGCTCTCCACTCCGGAATCCAAGATTATGATCGATTGTGGTGTCAATGTAGGTTCTGACGATGACATGACTCCTTATCTTTACATTCCTGAAGTACAGCCACTAAATCAGATTGATGCGGTAGTTATTACCCATGCACACCTTGACCACCAGGGTCTGGTGCCTCTTCTCTATAAATATGGTTATGATGGACCAATTTATTGTACCCATCCGACCAGGGACCTGATGGTTCTGCTTGAACTGGACTTTATCGATGTGGCCGCCAAAGATGGAAAACGAATCCCATACGAATCTGCTGATGTGCGTAATGCACTAAAGCACAGTATCGTGCTGGAATATGAAGAAGTGACTGATATTGCACCTGACATCAAACTTACCTTCCACAATGCAGGCCATATTATTGGATCTGCAGTATCCCATTTCCATATAGGGGATGGTTTGCATAATGTAGTAATAACCGGCGATTTCAAGTATGGCCCTACACGCCTTTTCAATCCTGCAGTAAACAAGTTCCCCCGTGTTGAGACCGTTATTACAGAATCAACTTATGGTGCCTCCAATTCTATGCAGCCTGCATTGAAAGATGCCGAAAAGAACCTGCAAAGAATTATCAAGGAAACTATAGATAGGCAGGGTGTTGTGCTTATTCCTGCATTTGCTGTGGGAAGAAGCCAGGAGGTTATGATTGTCATAGAGGAAGCTATCAGGAAAGGTATTATTGATGAAGTGCCGGTTTATCTCGATGGTATGATATGGGAGGCAACTGCAATCCATGCTACATACCCGGAATACCTGAACAATGACCTGAGACGCCTGATTTTCCAGAAAGGACAGAATCCATTCCTCTCTGAATGTTTCAAACCCGTGGATTCTAATGAACTCAGGAGAAATATTATTGAAAATCCACATCCATGTGTGATCCTGTCTACTTCCGGTATGATGAGTGGTGGACCGGTTATGGAATATTTCAAAGCCTTTGCACCTAATGAAAGGAATACTTTAGTGTTTGTTGGCTATCAGGCCGATGGGACTCTGGGTCGCCGTATCCAGAAAGGCTGGAAGGAAATCCCTCTGTCTTCCGGAGGTAAGGGTTCAGAAACCGTGCTAATGAACATGGATGTTGAAATTGTGGATGGTTTCTCCGGCCACTCTGACCGCAAGCAACTCATGGAATTCTTCAAGCGCATGAAGCCACAACCAGAACGTGTTTTCACAGAGCACGGTGATGAAAGGTCGTGCATAGATCTTGCAAGTTCTATCCATAAAAGAAAGAAAATTGAAACAAGAGCTCTTACCAATCTGGAAACAATAAGACTGGTATAA
- a CDS encoding HAD family hydrolase: MDKTAIPENIEAIISDVDGVLVDSMSFHAQAWKTSFKEAGIDIEKEEIYILEGSNHRGIIEKIFEKQGMVPDEEDIEQIHKRKKELFFKNQKAYVFDGMDETFKSLQTKFKLAVVSGSDRAIVETLMGKFYPKIFNTIIAGTDVEKGKPDPEPYLTAVEKLAVQKDKCIVLENAPLGVEAAKNAGLFCIAVPTYVSADLLKKADIVVRDHRELVEYLCSLLD; this comes from the coding sequence ATGGATAAAACTGCAATACCTGAAAATATAGAGGCGATCATATCAGATGTCGATGGAGTACTGGTAGATTCGATGTCATTCCATGCACAAGCCTGGAAAACTTCATTCAAAGAAGCAGGGATAGATATCGAAAAAGAAGAAATATACATTCTCGAAGGATCAAATCACAGAGGAATTATAGAAAAAATATTTGAAAAGCAAGGAATGGTGCCTGATGAAGAGGATATTGAGCAGATACATAAACGGAAAAAAGAACTTTTTTTTAAGAACCAGAAAGCATATGTATTTGATGGAATGGATGAAACTTTCAAATCCCTTCAAACAAAGTTCAAACTTGCAGTCGTCTCAGGTTCTGACCGTGCCATTGTAGAAACGCTGATGGGAAAATTCTACCCCAAAATATTCAATACAATTATTGCAGGAACAGATGTAGAGAAAGGCAAACCTGATCCAGAACCTTATTTGACTGCTGTGGAAAAGCTTGCAGTACAAAAAGATAAATGCATTGTCCTGGAAAATGCACCCTTAGGAGTTGAAGCTGCAAAGAATGCAGGATTGTTTTGCATTGCAGTTCCAACCTATGTAAGTGCTGATCTTCTCAAAAAGGCAGATATTGTTGTAAGAGACCACAGAGAACTTGTAGAATACCTCTGCAGCCTCCTTGATTAA
- a CDS encoding IMPACT family protein has product MSIIKTIHGNGLALKEFKKSRFIGNVFPVADETEAKSFVEDIRQRYPDANHNVFAYRITGDGNLIMKYDDDGEPSGSSGKPVFRVLELKGLDNVVVIISRYFGGIKLGFGGLSRAYKQTAIEAIDDAGIVEQSSTKEMKVVVDYGNMQFVKHMLENCATILDEHYSDVVEIVVAVAEDKIDELEKLINEKIPDTQIIRL; this is encoded by the coding sequence ATGTCTATTATAAAAACGATACATGGCAATGGATTAGCGTTAAAAGAATTTAAAAAATCCAGATTTATAGGCAATGTATTTCCGGTTGCAGACGAAACTGAAGCAAAAAGTTTTGTGGAAGACATCCGACAAAGGTATCCCGATGCAAACCATAATGTGTTTGCATACCGTATCACAGGTGACGGAAACCTGATCATGAAATATGATGATGACGGAGAGCCTTCAGGAAGCTCTGGCAAACCTGTTTTCAGAGTCCTTGAACTGAAAGGACTTGATAATGTTGTAGTGATAATCAGCCGGTATTTTGGCGGAATCAAACTTGGATTTGGCGGACTATCCCGTGCTTACAAACAAACTGCTATTGAGGCTATAGATGATGCCGGTATTGTTGAGCAGAGCTCCACAAAAGAAATGAAAGTTGTAGTGGACTACGGTAATATGCAATTTGTAAAACATATGCTTGAAAATTGTGCCACAATCCTGGATGAACATTATTCTGATGTGGTGGAAATAGTAGTTGCTGTTGCAGAAGACAAAATTGATGAATTGGAAAAACTGATTAATGAAAAAATTCCAGATACTCAGATAATCCGACTTTAA